GATCTTGTAATAGTATTGACACAATGGGGATATATAAAAGCAATGAAAAGTGATGAATATAAGGTTCAAAATAGAGGTGGAAAAGGATCAAAAGCTATAAAAAAATCTGATAATGATTTTATTATCCAGGTTTTACAAACAAATAGTTTATCAAGACTTTTATTTATAACTTCAAAGGGAAAAGCTTTTGAGCTTCATGCGTATAATATAGAAAAGAGTAAAAAAGAAACTAAGGGAAAACACATAAGTTCATATTTATATTTAGATAATGATGAAAAAATAAAAACAATAATCCCAATTGAAAATGAAAAAGATATTGAGAATAAATATATTATGTTATTTACCAAAAATGGGATAGTAAAAAGAACATCATTAAAAGAATTTTCTAATATCAGGAAAAATGGATTAAAAGCGATAACAATTAGAGAAGATGATATGGTAATAGATGCTCTTATCGTGGAAGATAAGGATGAAGTATTGGTGATAAGTAAAAAAGGAATGAGTTTAAGATTTAAAGTATCAGATGTTAGACCTATGGGAAGAGCCGCCTCAGGAGTAAAATCAATAAAACTCAGAGAAAATGATAATGTAGTAAATGCTGTAAAAGTAAATGAAAACAAAAGCATGTTACTGATCACAGAATATGGATTTGCCAAACGTGTGAATTTTGAAGATTTTAGATTGCAAAATAGAGGTGGAATAGGGTTAAAATGCGTTAAAAGTACGTCGCGTATAGGAAATATAGTAAAAGCTTTAACTGTTACAGGAGAAAGCCATATAATAGTATTTACCAGATTAGGGAAAGCAATAAGAGAAGAAGTTTCTACAATATCAACATTGAGTAGATACGCAATAGGAGTTAGGGCAATTAGATTGGACAAAGAAGATATGGTTGCAGATGCTGCTGTGGTGATAGAGGATGAGTGAAGAATTAAAGCATATAGCAGATATGATGTTTGAAATATCAGGAAAAAACACAAAAGAAATTTTAGAGGATTTTTTTGATTCATTAAATAAAATTTTTAAACCGTTAGTTGGTGGTTTGGAAAGTGAGTATAATTATTACATTAATCAAAAAGATATAGATGATATAATATTTGATATAGGAAATTATTCTTTAAATAAAATAAAAGAAAATCAATTTCCTTCAAAAGTAGCCGTAGGAAAAGATCAGATAAAAGTATATTATTCTAAAATAATTGAATTAAGAAATAATGTAGAAATAAAAGGGGTAGTATACCCAGAAGTTTTGAACAAGGAGAAATTAAGAGTAATATTTGATGTATAAGGAGAAATAAAAATTTTATGAAGGAAATTACAGAAAAGCAAAAAAAAATCTTAGAATATATAGAATTTTATATCAAATTAAGGGGATATCCTCCATCTATGAGAGAAATAAAAGAATATTTTGAGTTGAAAAGCGTTTCAACGGTTTATTCTCATTTAAAATCTCTTGAAAAAAAAGGAGTTATAGAATTATCTGGAAAATCTCGAGGTATAAAAATTATACGTAAAGGGAATTCTGGTATTATAGAAATTAATGGTGAATACAAAAAAGGAAAAATTGAGTTATATAGTAAACCTAGATATATAGAATGTATTTCTGAAATTAAATTGGTTAGTTCAGCAAAAATATTAAACCTTATTTCAAAGGACGATTCAGGAGAAGACATCATTTTAATATTTAATGAAAAATTAAAAATTATAGGAAAAATATTGATAAAAGAGGTGATTGAAGATGAAAATAGTAATAGGTTCTGATCATGCAGCTTATAAAATGAAAGAACATATAAAAGAATATTTAAAGAATAAAGGAATTGAAGTTATAGATGAAGGTCCATACTCAGAAGATAGAGTGGATTATCCAATATATGCAAAAAAAGTGTGTGAAAAAGTTGTTAACAAAGAAGCAGATTATGGAATTTTAATGTGTGGAACAGGGCTTGGGATGTCTATTGCAGCAAATAAAGTTAAAGGAATAAGGGCTACTTTGGCTTATTATCCAAAAATGGCAGAACTTGCAAGACAACATAATAATGCTAATGTGTTGGTATTGGGCGGTAGAACAATGGGGTTTGAACTTGCAGAATGGACTGTAGATACATTTTTAGAAACGTCTTTTGAGGGAGGGAGACACGAAAAGAGAATTAATCTCATTTCCGAAATGGAGGAAAATTTATGAAAATAGTTTATGATCCAAGACATGTTTTTTATTCTCCTAAAAGTGAATTTGATGGATTTAAATTAATTGAAAACATGGATAAGCCCGGTAGAATAGAATCAATAAAAGAAGTATTACAATTAAAATATGGTGATATTGTTATAGGGGCAAAAGATTTTCCGCGATCGTATTTATATTTTGTTCATTCATCTGATTATATAAATTGGTTGAAAGAAAAACAATATACTTTAGAAAATAATCAGGAATATTTTCCCAGAATGTTTGGATATGACTTTTGTATAGATACAAAAACACCTGTTAGCAAAAACACATTTGAAATGGCATGGATAAGTGCAAAATGTAGTTTAACAGGTGCGACCTTAATGCTTGAGGGGGAAGAATTGGTATATTCTTGTTCCAGACCCCCGGGGCATAATGCCGGGCTATCATATTGTGGAGGGGGATCATACTTTAACAATGCAGCTCTTGCAACGCGATATCTCCAAAAAAACGGCGATATATATATAGCAATCCTTGATCTGGATTTTTATGCAGGTAATGGTACGCAGGAAATTTTTTATGAGGATAATACTGTTTTGACTATTAGTATTCATGGAAATCCATCAATACATTATCCTTATGTTTCAGGTTTTGAATGGGAAATTGGCGGAAAAGATGGAAAGGGTTATAACATTAATTTCCCTTTAAAAGATAATATAAACGGAAGAGTATATTTACGTGTTTTAGAAAAAGCACTACTTGAAATAGAAGATTTTGATCCGGACTTTATTATAATCCCTTTTGGTAGCAATACGCATGAAAAAGATATTTCAACATCATTTAAATTAAAGGATGGAGATTACAAAGAAATGGGAGAAATGTTATCATATTTAAATATACCAAAACTAATAATTCAAGAAGGAGGTTTTAATTCTCAAATAAATGAAAAAGTTATAAGTAATTTGTTTGACGGATTGAATATTTGAGGTGACCAAATTGAAAAAAACTTTTTTTGAAATAGATGATATACAAAATGTTGAAATTATAATTGATTATAATCATTTTAAAAAATATATCAATGACAAAAAATATAATAATTATATAATTTTTGACAAGAAAATAGAGTTAATAAATAAATTAAATATTAATAATGCAATATCCTTGATTGGAAATGAAAGTTTAAAAAGTTTAGATAAATATCTGACCTTAATATTAAAGCTTTCGGAATATGAAATAAATTCTGTGAATATTTTTGGTGGGTATAGTGTTTTAGAATTTTCTGGATATATTCTTGAAAATT
The genomic region above belongs to Marinitoga sp. 1197 and contains:
- the rpiB gene encoding ribose 5-phosphate isomerase B, producing the protein MKIVIGSDHAAYKMKEHIKEYLKNKGIEVIDEGPYSEDRVDYPIYAKKVCEKVVNKEADYGILMCGTGLGMSIAANKVKGIRATLAYYPKMAELARQHNNANVLVLGGRTMGFELAEWTVDTFLETSFEGGRHEKRINLISEMEENL
- a CDS encoding HTH domain-containing protein, with the translated sequence MKEITEKQKKILEYIEFYIKLRGYPPSMREIKEYFELKSVSTVYSHLKSLEKKGVIELSGKSRGIKIIRKGNSGIIEINGEYKKGKIELYSKPRYIECISEIKLVSSAKILNLISKDDSGEDIILIFNEKLKIIGKILIKEVIEDENSNRF
- a CDS encoding histone deacetylase family protein, which produces MKIVYDPRHVFYSPKSEFDGFKLIENMDKPGRIESIKEVLQLKYGDIVIGAKDFPRSYLYFVHSSDYINWLKEKQYTLENNQEYFPRMFGYDFCIDTKTPVSKNTFEMAWISAKCSLTGATLMLEGEELVYSCSRPPGHNAGLSYCGGGSYFNNAALATRYLQKNGDIYIAILDLDFYAGNGTQEIFYEDNTVLTISIHGNPSIHYPYVSGFEWEIGGKDGKGYNINFPLKDNINGRVYLRVLEKALLEIEDFDPDFIIIPFGSNTHEKDISTSFKLKDGDYKEMGEMLSYLNIPKLIIQEGGFNSQINEKVISNLFDGLNI